A genomic window from Megalobrama amblycephala isolate DHTTF-2021 linkage group LG2, ASM1881202v1, whole genome shotgun sequence includes:
- the LOC125262912 gene encoding olfactory receptor 6N1-like → MANENFTVNKIDSFIITGFDHLQNQKLLGFLILITYMFTLLGNSINLCIIMTDRHLHKPMYILICNLAVVDIMFSSTCSTTMISVLLAEIKTVSYYSCISRTFFYHLGDFTEVIALTLMAIDRLIAIKLPLRYHSIVTNSRTFLFIFVTWIAGFAVLGFVISVVDSVPYCQPVIRYVFCDYASMIRAACVNPEPYFFLSAMLNLWPTFGQFPFILCTYAVLAYSVNKLSNNKSRKQMINTCLSHLIVMLSFYAPKIVSSLLTRIGVVLNLTERNAIVIVASLVPPLINPTVYCTRTKEIRKRLADIFLRKKIVPNHLKSISIALSS, encoded by the coding sequence ATGGCAAATGAAAATTTCACTGTGAACAAGATAGACAGTTTTATAATCACTGGATTCGATCACCTGCAGAACCAAAAGCTCCTTGGATTCCTCATCTTAATAACCTACATGTTCACATTGCTTGGGAACAGCATCAATCTATGTATCATCATGACTGACAGACATTTACACAAACCAATGTACATATTAATCTGTAATCTAGCTGTTGTTGACATAATGTTCTCCTCTACCTGCAGCACAACtatgatctcagtgctgctggCTGAGATTAAAACTGTCTCATACTACTCTTGTATCTCAAGGACGTTCTTCTATCATCTTGGTGATTTCACAGAGGTCATAGCTCTGACTTTAATGGCCATAGACCGACTTATTGCAATTAAGCTTCCTTTAAGGTATCACAGCATTGTAACAAATTCACgaacatttctgtttatttttgtgACCTGGATCGCTGGTTTTGCTGTTTTGGGTTTTGTGATATCAGTGGTAGACAGTGTCCCATATTGTCAGCCTGTCATCAGATATGTGTTTTGTGACTATGCTTCCATGATCAGAGCTGCTTGTGTCAATCCTGAACCCTATTTTTTCTTATCTGCAATGTTAAATCTGTGGCCAACATTTGGACAATTTCCCTTTATTTTGTGCACTTATGCTGTTTTGGCATACAGTGTGAACAAACTCTCTAACAACAAAAGCAGAAAGCAAATGATCAACACCTGTTTGAGTCACCTCATTGTCATGCTCAGTTTTTATGCACCAAAGATTGTGTCTAGCTTACTAACTCGAATAGGAGTTGTACTAAATTTAACAGAGCGAAACGCCATTGTGATTGTAGCCTCTCTAGTTCCTCCCTTAATAAACCCCACTGTTTATTGCACCAGAACTAAAGAGATCAGAAAACGGTTAGCAGATATATTCTTGCGCAAAAAAATAGTACCAAATCATTTAAAGTCAATATCAATAGCTTTATCATCTTAA
- the LOC125262914 gene encoding olfactory receptor 10G4-like, translating to MANDNFTVNKIDSFIITGFDHLQNQKLLGFLTLITYILILLGNSINLCIIMTDRHLHKPMYILICNLAVVDIMFSSTCSTTMISVLLAEIKTVSYYSCISRMFFYHLGDFTEVMALTLMATDRLIAISLPLRYHSIVTNFGTFLLIFLTWVIGFAILGFLTSVVDNLPYCHPDISHAFCMYPSMVRAACVDAEPYFALSTILSAWMLCGQFPFIMCTYGVLAYSVSKLSNNASRKQMINTCLSHLIVLLSFFAPKLVSYLLTRIGVVLTLTEKNALLIIASVIPPLINPTVYCTRTKEIRKRLIGVFFHTKKFT from the coding sequence ATGGCAAATGACAATTTCACTGTGAACAAGATAGACAGTTTTATAATCACTGGATTTGATCACCTGCAGAACCAAAAGCTCCTCGGATTCCTCACCTTAATAACCTACATTCTCATATTGCTTGGGAACAGCATCAATCTGTGTATCATCATGACTGACAGACATTTACACAAACCAATGTACATATTAATCTGTAATCTAGCTGTTGTTGACATAATGTTCTCCTCTACCTGCAGCACAACtatgatctcagtgctgctggCTGAGATTAAAACTGTCTCATACTACTCTTGTATCTCAAGGATGTTCTTCTATCATCTTGGCGATTTCACAGAGGTCATGGCCCTGACATTAATGGCCACAGACCGACTTATTGCAATTAGTCTTCCTTTAAGGTATCACAGCATTGTAACAAATTTTggaacatttcttcttatttttcTAACCTGGGTCATTGGTTTCGCTATATTAGGTTTTTTGACATCTGTGGTAGACAATCTCCCTTACTGTCACCCTGATATTAGCCATGCGTTCTGTATGTATCCTTCAATGGTCAGAGCTGCTTGTGTTGATGCTGAACCATATTTTGCCCTGTCTACAATATTAAGTGCGTGGATGTTGTGTGGACAGTTTCCTTTTATTATGTGCACCTATGGTGTTCTGGCATATAGTGTGTCTAAACTCTCCAATAATGCAAGCAGAAAGCAAATGATCAACACTTGTTTGAGTCACCTCATTGTCCTCCTCAGTTTTTTTGCACCAAAGCTAGTCTCTTATTTACTAACTCGAATAGGAGTTGTGCTTACTTTAACTGAGAAAAATGCATTATTGATAATTGCCTCTGTAATTCCTCCCTTAATAAACCCCACTGTTTATTGCACCAGGACTAAAGAGATCAGGAAACGATTAATAGGTGtattttttcacacaaaaaaatttaCCTAA
- the LOC125261204 gene encoding uncharacterized protein LOC125261204 gives MLFLFSGIVNKPVCIVDLCTRLISQHTPVTEEQTKTTGDPLLKMGLRCGHTALFVPLTSIQTHANASNRKRQLVRKSDVYQVVDCVVLEQFITRLPKKTAEWVQCHRPTSLDSAIHLAEDHMVACQGVGEPLPSTSPSLLSPSFSRPVPLPRSRPPGPPRVPPWGRGETEQGQLYGPRAPPRGAGLSADWPDPAPASPLSLRQPFNPLSATRAAGRSGPACWHCGDPEHFVDRCPVMEVGTMIRVLEAPKATPGQAGWYQIPTDASDRGLGAVLSQEIEGEERPVLYISRKLSKGEAKYSTVEKGCLAVRWAVLTLRYYLLGWEFTLCSDHAVAPPHEGYQREDRVGIWLYSLLSSRWSTGRVLRWLWPIS, from the exons ATGTTGTTCCTGTTTTCTGGTATTGTGAATAAACCCGTTTGTATTGTGGATCTCTGTACTCGCCTCATCTCTCAACATACACCtgtaacagaagaacagaccAAAACCACTGGAGATCCACTACTCAAGATGGGCttaaggtgcggtcacactgcacttttcgttccattgacttccattcaaacgcaTGCGAATGCGTCAAACCGGAAACGCCAGCTTGTGCGAAAAAGCGACGTGTACCAGGTCGTCGATTGTGTGGTACTGGAGCAGTTCATCACTCGGCTCCCAAAGAAAaccgccgagtgggtccagtgccaccgccccacgtcgctggactcagccatccatctggcggaggaccacatggtggcgtgccaaggggtcggcgaacccctCCCATCTACCTCTCCCTCTCTTCTTTCCCCCTCTTTCTCTAGGCCTGTCCCTCTTCCCAGGTCTCGTCCGCCCGGCCCGCCTCGTGTTCCGCCCTGGGGGCGGGGTGAAACTGAACAGGGACAGCTCTACGGACCTAGAGCCCCGCCCAGGGGGGCGGGACTCTCTGCTGACTGGCCGGACCccgctcctgcttctcccctcTCTCTGCGCCAACCATTTAACCCACTCTCTGCCACGAgagcggcgggcaggtctgggccggcctgttggcATTGCGGGGACCCGGAGCATTTTGTGGATAGGTGTCCGGTTATGGAGGTCGGGACAATGATCCGGGTCCTGGAGGCCCCGAAGGCTACCCCTGGTCAAGCTGGctggtaccaaatacct ACTGACGCGTCGGACAGGGGGCTGGGtgctgtcctgtcccaggagatagagggggaggaacggccggtgctgtacattagccgTAAGCTCTCTAAGGGAGAAGCTAAGTACAGCACAGTAGAGAAAGGGTGTCTTGCCGTCaggtgggccgtcctcaccctccgctattatctcctgggatgggaattcaccctctgttcggaccacgcagtggctccaccgcatgaaggataccaacgCGAGGATCGTGTTGGTATCTGGCTTTACAGCCTTTTAAGTTCAAGGTGGTCCACAGGCCGGGTGCtcagatggctgtggccgatttcctga
- the LOC125261209 gene encoding olfactory receptor 10G4-like, which produces MKMVNENFTVNKIDSFIITGFDHLQNQKLLGFLILITYMLILLGNGINLCIIMTDRHLHKPMYILICNLAVVDIMFSSTCSTTMISVLLAEIKTVSYYSCISRMYFYNLGDFTECMALTLMAIDRLIAIRLPLRYHSIVTNSRTFLFIFLTWVSGFAILGFLTSVVDNLPYCQPVIRYVFCGYPSMVRAACVDAEPYFTPTTILSVWMLCGQFPFIMCTYGVLAYSVTKLSNDASRKQMINTCLSHLIVLFSYFAPRLVTTLFTRIGVVLTLTERNALSIIASVVPPLINPTVYCTRTKEIRKRIVGVFFHNCLFYLIIKRQVG; this is translated from the coding sequence ATGAAAATGGTGAATGAAAATTTCACTGTGAACAAGATAGACAGTTTTATAATCACTGGATTTGATCACCTGCAGAACCAAAAGCTCCTCGGATTCCTCATCTTAATAACCTACATGCTCATATTGCTTGGGAATGGCATCAATCTGTGTATCATCATGACTGACAGACATTTACACAAACCAATGTACATATTAATCTGTAATCTAGCTGTTGTTGACATAATGTTCTCCTCTACCTGCAGCACAACtatgatctcagtgctgctggCTGAGATTAAAACTGTCTCATACTACTCTTGTATCTCAAGGATGTACTTCTATAATCTTGGTGATTTCACAGAGTGTATGGCTCTGACATTAATGGCAATTGACCGACTTATTGCAATTAGGCTTCCTTTAAGGTATCACAGCATTGTAACAAATTCACgaacatttctgtttatttttctaACCTGGGTCAGTGGTTTCGCTATATTAGGTTTTTTGACATCTGTGGTAGACAATCTCCCATACTGTCAACCTGTTATCAGATATGTGTTCTGTGGGTATCCTTCAATGGTCAGAGCTGCTTGTGTTGATGCTGAACCATATTTTACCCCGACTACAATATTAAGTGTGTGGATGTTGTGTGGACAGTTTCCTTTTATTATGTGCACCTATGGTGTTCTGGCATATAGTGTGACTAAACTCTCTAATGATGCAAGCAGAAAGCAAATGATCAACACTTGTTTGAGTCACCTCATTGTCTTGTTTAGCTATTTTGCACCAAGGCTGGTCACTACATTATTTACTCGAATAGGAGTTGTGCTTACTTTAACAGAGAGAAATGCATTATCGATAATAGCCTCTGTAGTTCCTCCCTTAATAAACCCCACTGTTTATTGTACCAGGACTAAAGAGATCAGAAAACGAATAGTAGGTGtattttttcataattgtttattttacttAATCATTAAAAGGCAGGTTGGGTAG
- the LOC125261217 gene encoding olfactory receptor 10G4-like yields the protein MVNENYTMNNVDIFIITGFDHLQNQKLLGFLILITYMLILLGNSINLCIIMTDRHLHKPMYILICNLAVVDIMFSSTCSTTMISVLLAEIKTVSYYSCISRTFFHHLGDIKVCMALTLMAIDRLLAIRLPLRYHSIVTNSRTFLFIFLTWLIGFTIMAVVISVVDSVPYCQPVIRYVFCDYPSMIRAACVNPEPYFLLSAIITLWFLCGQFPFIMCTYAVLAYSVTKLSNNSNRKQMISTCSSHLIVLFSYFAPKLVSILLTRIGVVLNLTERNAITIVASLVPSLINPTVYCTRTKEIRKRLADIFLHQTT from the coding sequence ATGGTGAATGAAAATTACACCATGAACAATGTAGACATCTTTATAATCACTGGATTTGATCACCTGCAGAACCAAAAGCTCCTCGGATTCCTCATCTTAATAACCTACATGCTCATATTGCTTGGGAACAGCATCAATCTGTGTATCATCATGACTGACAGACATTTACACAAACCAATGTACATATTAATCTGTAATCTAGCAGTTGTTGATATAATGTTCTCCTCTACCTGCAGCACAACtatgatctcagtgctgctggCTGAGATTAAAACTGTCTCATACTACTCTTGTATCTCAAGGACGTTCTTCCATCATCTTGGTGATATCAAAGTATGTATGGCTCTGACATTAATGGCAATTGACAGACTTCTTGCAATTAGGCTTCCTTTAAGGTATCACAGCATTGTAACAAATTCACgaacatttctgtttatttttctgacctgGCTCATTGGTTTTACTATAATGGCTGTTGTGATATCTGTGGTAGACAGTGTCCCATACTGTCAGCCTGTCATCAGATATGTGTTCTGTGACTATCCTTCCATGATCAGAGCTGCTTGTGTCAATCCTGAACCATATTTTTTATTGTCTGCAATAATTACTCTTTGGTTTTTGTGTGGACAGTTTCCCTTTATTATGTGCACCTATGCTGTTCTGGCATATAGTGTAACTAAACTCTCCAACAACTCAAACAGAAAGCAAATGATCAGCACCTGCTCCAGTCATCTCATTGTCttgtttagttattttgcaCCAAAGCTGGTCTCAATTTTACTAACTCGAATAGGTGTTGTGCTAAATTTAACAGAGAGGAACGCAATAACGATTGTAGCCTCTCTTGTTCCGTCCTTAATAAACCCCACTGTTTATTGCACCAGAACTAAAGAGATCAGGAAACGTTTAGCAGATATATTTTTGCACCAAACCACTTAA
- the LOC125262915 gene encoding proline-rich extensin-like protein EPR1 isoform X2, which yields MTARVLCSLSAVLLCLSACLNTKDAGVVGVNPAAELPKPPVKPPVNPNAEPPKPPVNPAAEPPNPPVKPPVNPAAEPPKPPVNPAAEPPKPPNPPVKPPVNPAAEPPKPPVKPPVNPAAKPPKPPVNPAAEPPKPPVNPAAEPPNPPVKPPVNPAAEPPKPPVNPAAEPPKPPVNPAAEPPKPPVNPAAEPPKPPNPPMKPPVNPAAEPPKPPVNPAAEPPVKPPVKPPVKPPVKPPVKPPVNPAAEPPKPPVKPPVKPPVNPAAEPPKPPVKPPVKPPVNPAAELPKPPVKPPVNPAAEPPKPPVCGGSCPQSPHRGDHDGHGQGRGHGGDGHGHGDGHGHGDGHGHGDGHGHGDGHGHGDGHGRGHGGDGNGQGDGQCQS from the exons ATGACAGCTCGAGTGTTATGCTCATTGAGCGCTGTTTTATTGTGTCTGTCTGCATGTTTGAACACAAAAGACGCTGGAGTCGTAGGAG TGAACCCTGCTGCTGAGCTGCCCAAGCCTCCCGTGAAGCCTCCAGTGAACCCTAACGCCGAGCCGCCCAAGCCTCCAGTGAACCCTGCTGCAGAGCCACCCAATCCTCCCGTGAAGCCTCCAGTGAACCCGGCCGCCGAGCCGCCCAAGCCTCCAGTGAACCCTGCCGCCGAGCCGCCCAAGCCACCCAATCCTCCCGTGAAGCCTCCGGTGAACCCTGCCGCCGAGCCGCCCAAGCCTCCCGTGAAGCCTCCGGTGAACCCTGCCGCCAAGCCGCCCAAGCCTCCAGTGAACCCTGCCGCCGAGCCGCCAAAGCCTCCGGTGAACCCTGCTGCAGAGCCACCCAATCCTCCCGTGAAGCCTCCAGTGAACCCGGCCGCCGAGCCGCCCAAGCCTCCAGTGAACCCTGCCGCCGAGCCGCCCAAGCCTCCAGTGAACCCGGCCGCTGAGCCGCCCAAGCCTCCAGTGAACCCTGCCGCCGAGCCGCCCAAGCCACCCAATCCTCCCATGAAGCCTCCGGTGAACCCTGCCGCCGAGCCGCCCAAGCCTCCAGTGAACCCTGCCGCCGAGCCTCCCGTGAAGCCTCCCGTGAAGCCTCCCGTGAAGCCTCCCGTGAAGCCTCCGGTGAAGCCTCCGGTGAACCCTGCCGCCGAGCCGCCCAAGCCTCCCGTGAAGCCTCCGGTGAAGCCTCCGGTGAACCCTGCCGCCGAGCCGCCCAAGCCTCCCGTGAAGCCTCCGGTGAAGCCTCCGGTGAACCCTGCCGCCGAGCTGCCCAAGCCTCCCGTGAAGCCTCCGGTGAACCCTGCCGCCGAGCCGCCCAAGCCTCCAGTGTGTGGCGGAAGCTGTCCTCAAAGTCCCCATCGAGGTGACCATGACGGACACGGACAAGGTCGCGGCCACGGCGGTGATGGAC ATGGTCACGGTGATGGACATGGTCACGGTGATGGACATGGTCACGGTGATGGACATGGTCACGGTGATGGACATGGTCACGGTGATGGACATGGTCGCGGCCACGGCGGTGATGGAAATGGGCAGGGTGATGGCCAATGTCAGTCATAG
- the LOC125262915 gene encoding proline-rich extensin-like protein EPR1 isoform X1 has product MTARVLCSLSAVLLCLSACLNTKDAGVVGVNPAAELPKPPVKPPVNPNAEPPKPPVNPAAEPPNPPVKPPVNPAAEPPKPPVNPAAEPPKPPNPPVKPPVNPAAEPPKPPVKPPVNPAAKPPKPPVNPAAEPPKPPVNPAAEPPNPPVKPPVNPAAEPPKPPVNPAAEPPKPPVNPAAEPPKPPVNPAAEPPKPPNPPMKPPVNPAAEPPKPPVNPAAEPPVKPPVKPPVKPPVKPPVKPPVNPAAEPPKPPVKPPVKPPVNPAAEPPKPPVKPPVKPPVNPAAELPKPPVKPPVNPAAEPPKPPVCGGSCPQSPHRGDHDGHGQGRGHGGDGHGHGDGHGHGDGHGHGDGHGHGDGHGHGDGHGHGDGHGHGDGHGRGHGGDGNGQGDGQCQS; this is encoded by the exons ATGACAGCTCGAGTGTTATGCTCATTGAGCGCTGTTTTATTGTGTCTGTCTGCATGTTTGAACACAAAAGACGCTGGAGTCGTAGGAG TGAACCCTGCTGCTGAGCTGCCCAAGCCTCCCGTGAAGCCTCCAGTGAACCCTAACGCCGAGCCGCCCAAGCCTCCAGTGAACCCTGCTGCAGAGCCACCCAATCCTCCCGTGAAGCCTCCAGTGAACCCGGCCGCCGAGCCGCCCAAGCCTCCAGTGAACCCTGCCGCCGAGCCGCCCAAGCCACCCAATCCTCCCGTGAAGCCTCCGGTGAACCCTGCCGCCGAGCCGCCCAAGCCTCCCGTGAAGCCTCCGGTGAACCCTGCCGCCAAGCCGCCCAAGCCTCCAGTGAACCCTGCCGCCGAGCCGCCAAAGCCTCCGGTGAACCCTGCTGCAGAGCCACCCAATCCTCCCGTGAAGCCTCCAGTGAACCCGGCCGCCGAGCCGCCCAAGCCTCCAGTGAACCCTGCCGCCGAGCCGCCCAAGCCTCCAGTGAACCCGGCCGCTGAGCCGCCCAAGCCTCCAGTGAACCCTGCCGCCGAGCCGCCCAAGCCACCCAATCCTCCCATGAAGCCTCCGGTGAACCCTGCCGCCGAGCCGCCCAAGCCTCCAGTGAACCCTGCCGCCGAGCCTCCCGTGAAGCCTCCCGTGAAGCCTCCCGTGAAGCCTCCCGTGAAGCCTCCGGTGAAGCCTCCGGTGAACCCTGCCGCCGAGCCGCCCAAGCCTCCCGTGAAGCCTCCGGTGAAGCCTCCGGTGAACCCTGCCGCCGAGCCGCCCAAGCCTCCCGTGAAGCCTCCGGTGAAGCCTCCGGTGAACCCTGCCGCCGAGCTGCCCAAGCCTCCCGTGAAGCCTCCGGTGAACCCTGCCGCCGAGCCGCCCAAGCCTCCAGTGTGTGGCGGAAGCTGTCCTCAAAGTCCCCATCGAGGTGACCATGACGGACACGGACAAGGTCGCGGCCACGGCGGTGATGGACATGGTCACGGTGATGGACATGGTCACGGTGATGGACATGGTCACGGTGATGGACATGGTCACGGTGATGGACATGGTCACGGTGATGGACATGGTCACGGTGATGGACATGGTCACGGTGATGGACATGGTCGCGGCCACGGCGGTGATGGAAATGGGCAGGGTGATGGCCAATGTCAGTCATAG